GCCAGATTCTGGAACAACAGGTGGAGGTAGACTCCCTCTTTTCCATCCTCTATTCACCTACCATGAGCAAGTCCTTGCCTTCTGGATCAAGGCTTGGAACGATCTCCTCTATTGCCTTCCTGGTCCACTTGGGGAAACTGCCCTTATAGTCAGGCAGCTGGGTGACCCCTGGCCATGTGGCCTCACTAGGTGTGCCCAGGGTTCGAAAAATACGAAACAGCTGGTCAATCTCAGAATCACCAGGAAACAGGGCCCTGCGTGTCACCTGAAAGGAGGGAAGAGGCCTCCTCATTATTCCAAAGAtacctcctttttctccctccagcCCCTATCCCAAGCAGAATGCTAGGGCCTGGGGAAGAAGGGCAAAGGGTACAACCGTTTGTGCAAACCCTTTCCCAGGGCTAATCCTGGGGATTCTATAGCTATGATTGTGCAGCCCTCTAGCCAGCCCTCCTCATACACCATCCAGAGGGCAGAGCCTAAGGCTAGGTTCGACACACCATCCCAGTGACTCTCCTTTGTCCCCCTTTACCATCTCTGCAAAGATGCAACCAATGCTCCAGACATCCACAGCTGTTGAGTAGAACTTGCAACCCAGGAGGATCTCAGGGGCGCGATACCAGAGGGTTACCACCTGTAGGGGCAGAAGCCAGTGCCACTCTGGGCAGCTCTGGTGGTTGAGTGGCAGTCCAGCCCACACAAAAGAAGAGCTCTGCTCCCTAACCCATCAGTACCTCATGGGTGTAGGTACGCAGAGGCACTCCAAAGGCCCGCGCCAGCCCGAAATCAGCCAGCTTGATGGCACCTAACTCATTGATGAGCAGGTTCTGGGGCTTTAGATCACGGTGGATGACCCGATGAGAATGGCAGAAATTGACCCCTTGGAGCAGCTGGAAGAGGTAGCTCTAGAACAGAAGGGCAAGATGGCAACAGGATTAGCAGGAGCGAGGCGAGTCCCTACCTGATGGGCGAGAGGTGACCCCATCCCCACCCTCTCCTATTTCATGATACCTTGACCAGGTGCAGAGGGAGTTCTGTGGCAGCAGCTGAGTCCATATACTTCTTCAGGTCCTGACTGAGGAACTCAAACACCAGATACAATTTTTTCTCGCTATGTACCACATCGAGTAGCCTGATGAGAAGACTCAGGTCACAAAAACTAGATTCACTCCCAGTCAGGGTGAGGTAGGTAGGGCTCCGCATCCCTCGGTCCCTTCGGCCTCTCCCCTCCAACTTACCTGACAATATTGGGGTGCTTAAGTTCTTTGAGAAGGGAGATCTCCCGAATGGCAGTGCTGGGGACACCCTCAGTCTCCCTGCAGTAAGCAATGGGTGTGGGGAACGAgattggagggaggggaaaggagagtcCTGGCAGGAGGCAGGAGCCAAGGGGGGACAGCTTCTGGCTTGAAGGCCTTTGCTCTATTGTCCTCTTCTTTTGAAATGCAATCCCTCACCATTGGCCCTGGCTTTCAGGGTTCGAGAACAATCCCTCTGCCTAAAGTAGGTGTCTCAAATTTGGAATCCCTTAACATGTACCCACAGCAAAGTGAAGTTCCTGAGGGAAGCAGAAATCTAGGGTGAAGGCcgaagattttctttttaaacccttatcttccttctagaatcaatactgtgtaatggttccaaggcagaagagcagtatctGAGGGTcacaattgaacccaggacccactATCTCTGGCCCTGatgctctctctatccactgagccaccttgctgccctgtaactttttttttttttaaacccttaccttccatcttagaatcaataccgatTCTCAGAATCAATTccatgtgttggttccaaggtagaagtgtggtaagggctaggcactgggggtgaagtgactcgcccagagtcacccagctaggaagtgtctgagggcagatttgctggctctcaatctgctgagccccctagctgcctgGGGGAGGACAGAAGATTCCTCCCTTGGGCGGGGGTGGGGGCCTGAAAGAGGAGCTGAACATAGAACTCTGAGCCTGGGGAGGAAGGGGGGGCATGTGGGCCAGGGCGCAGTGCCTCAGGGAGGAGGCCCCAGCACTCACGAGTCCAGGCGGATCTTCTTGAGGGCCACGAGCTGCCCGGTCTGCTTGTTCCTGGCCTTGTACACCACCCCGTAGGTGCCCTCCCCAATCTTCTCCACCTTCTGGAACACCTCCATGCCAGCCAGCTGCTGCCTGAGGGACAGAGGCCCCGCCCTGAGCATCCCTGATGGGGCGGGGCAGGCAGGGATGGAGGGCTGCCCCGCCCACCTGGGCCCGCCCTGTCACCCCCCTCCTGTTCCTGTCAGGGGGCTGAGTGGGCTCTGGCCTGCCTGCGCCCCCCCCCAGCCGTGCCCTGGCCTGGGGGCTCCCAGGAGGGGCTTCCCGTCCCACTGCCCCCCCCACTCCCaggccctcccccaccccagggcCTGGTCCTCCTGGGCACTTGGTGTCTCCCGCCCTGCCTGCCCCAAGCACTGGAGTACACCCCACCCCGGCTGCCCTGCCCCTGCCCCCTACGGAGAGCAGGGAGGCTCAAACCTCCTGGCCCTCCTGTCCTCTCTGGTCCCTCCCCCGCCTCCCCCTGTCTGGTTCTGGCTTCCTCTCGGGCACCCTGGGAACAGCCTCCGAGGTCAGAGGTCAAAGGACACACATGTGCCTTGGAGGGAGCTGTCATGTCTGGCAGGCTGACAGGCCCTGGGGCCTTGGGCCTGCCCTGAGGTGGGGGGGCCCAGGTTCTAATCCAGGCCCCAATGCCATGACCCGGTGGCCTTGCTCAGAACCTTCCCAccttgtttcctcttctgtgaaatgaggggattggCGGGGaaaggcagctagggggctccatggatagagagtcaggcctagagatggaagatccaaggcacaaatcttgcctcagacacttcctagccgtgtgaccctgggcgagtcacttaacccctaatgcctagcccttgcccttctgtctggGAACTAATGCGTTAATTCTAAAATAGATGGTGTTTTTAAAAAGGGGTTTGGGAGGGTGGGAAAGAAATGCAGAGACTGCCCCAGAGAGTCTCCCATCCAGCTCTTTGCTCACCTGGGGCTCTTCCCTTCAGGGGTCCTAACCCCTCCCTCCCCTGGCCCTACCCACCAGAAAAGTTCCCAAACACCGCAGGGCCTGGCCCTATTCCAGCTGGCTGCATCTGGAGCAGATTCTTGTCATAGCTTTAAGAAGGTATAAAGCCTCACTGGGTTGGTTAGAAGGACCAGAGAAAGGGGGCGATAAGCCCTGACC
The window above is part of the Gracilinanus agilis isolate LMUSP501 chromosome 4, AgileGrace, whole genome shotgun sequence genome. Proteins encoded here:
- the CDK3 gene encoding cyclin-dependent kinase 3: MLRAGPLSLRQQLAGMEVFQKVEKIGEGTYGVVYKARNKQTGQLVALKKIRLDSETEGVPSTAIREISLLKELKHPNIVRLLDVVHSEKKLYLVFEFLSQDLKKYMDSAAATELPLHLVKSYLFQLLQGVNFCHSHRVIHRDLKPQNLLINELGAIKLADFGLARAFGVPLRTYTHEVVTLWYRAPEILLGCKFYSTAVDVWSIGCIFAEMVTRRALFPGDSEIDQLFRIFRTLGTPSEATWPGVTQLPDYKGSFPKWTRKAIEEIVPSLDPEGKDLLMQLLQYDPNRRISAKAALTHHYFSTCKSCSAPRQCMLEHFCR